One Tenebrio molitor chromosome 2, icTenMoli1.1, whole genome shotgun sequence genomic region harbors:
- the Pli gene encoding protein pellino isoform X3: MCCLKYLSDSIFIKSDGTESPILEEQESANSEKPKQLVKYGELVILGYNGFLPQGDRGRRRSKFVLYKRPTANGVKRSKHYVVKTPHSSQAILDANQHSISYTLSRNHAVIVEYTSDEDTDMFQIGRSSEAPIDFVVMDTVPGDKTGETKVMQSTISRFACRILCDRTNPKIARIYAAGFDTSKNIFLGEKATKWQENGREIDGLTTNGVLIMHPRGTFCGGDAKCSYWLETSVGGGVFSLRESRSAQQKGQVVENETNVLEDGTLIDLCGATLLWRSADGLAKSPSKRDLEREIDEINAGRPQCPVGLNTLVIPRRVTPNENLQQPYVYLNCGHVQGLHDWGQDKDSGARKCPICLELGPVVKVFMGLEQAFYVDSGPPTFAFNPCGHMATEKTVKYWANVAIPHGTNGFHAVCPFCASPLSGSPGYVRLIFQDNVD, from the exons ATCGGATGGCACCGAGTCTCCAATACTAGAAGAACAAGAGAGTGCCAACTCGGAGAAACCAAAACAACTCGTCAAATATGGAGAACTAGTCATTTTAGG ATACAATGGATTTCTACCTCAGGGCGATCGAGGCAGGCGACGCAGCAAATTCGTCCTGTACAAAAGACCGACGGCGAACGGGGTCAAGAGGTCGAAGCACTACGTCGTGAAGACGCCGCACTCGTCGCAGGCCATCCTCGACGCCAACCAGCACTCGATATCGTACACGCTGTCCAGAAACCACGCCGTCATAGTGGAGTACACCAGTGACGAGGACACGGACATGTTCCAGATCGGCCGCTCCTCGGAGGCGCCCATCGACTTCGTCGTGATGGACACGGTGCCCGGGGACAAGACGGGCGAGACGAAGGTGATGCAGAGCACGATATCGAGGTTCGCCTGTCGGATCCTCTGCGACCGGACCAACCCGAAGATAGCGAGGATATACGCGGCGGGCTTCGACACCTCCAAGAACATATTCCTCGGCGAGAAGGCGACCAAGTGGCAGGAGAACGGGCGCGAAATCGACGGCCTCACGACGAACGGCGTCCTCATCATGCACCCGAGGGGCACGTTCTGCGGCGGCGACGCCAAGTGCAGCTACTGGCTCGAGACGTCCGTCGGGGGCGGCGTCTTCTCGCTGAGGGAGTCCAGGTCGGCCCAACAGAAGGGCCAAGTCGTCGAAAACGAGACCAACGTGCTCGAGGACGGCACTCTCATCGATCTGTGCGGGGCCACGCTGCTGTGGCGCTCCGCGGACGGGCTGGCCAAGTCTCCG AGCAAGAGAGACTTGGAGCGAGAAATAGACGAGATCAACGCGGGCAGGCCGCAGTGCCCCGTCGGCTTAAACACTCTGGTGATCCCGCGAAGGGTCACGCCGAACGAGAACCTCCAGCAGCCCTACGTCTACCTGAACTGCGGTCACGTCCAGGGCCTGCACGACTGGGGCCAAGACAAGGACTCCGGGGCCAGGAAGTGCCCCATCTGCCTGGAGCTGGGGCCCGTGGTTAAGGTGTTCATGGGCCTGGAGCAGGCATTCTACGTGGACTCGGGCCCGCCGACGTTCGCTTTCAACCCCTGCGGCCACATGGCCACCGAGAAGACGGTCAA GTACTGGGCCAACGTGGCGATCCCGCACGGGACGAACGGCTTCCACGCGGTCTGTCCGTTCTGCGCCTCGCCGCTGTCCGGCTCGCCCGGATACGTTCGCCTAATTTTCCAAGACAACGTGGACTAG
- the Pli gene encoding protein pellino isoform X2: protein MHVASNCPGRSTPDNFRSDGTESPILEEQESANSEKPKQLVKYGELVILGYNGFLPQGDRGRRRSKFVLYKRPTANGVKRSKHYVVKTPHSSQAILDANQHSISYTLSRNHAVIVEYTSDEDTDMFQIGRSSEAPIDFVVMDTVPGDKTGETKVMQSTISRFACRILCDRTNPKIARIYAAGFDTSKNIFLGEKATKWQENGREIDGLTTNGVLIMHPRGTFCGGDAKCSYWLETSVGGGVFSLRESRSAQQKGQVVENETNVLEDGTLIDLCGATLLWRSADGLAKSPSKRDLEREIDEINAGRPQCPVGLNTLVIPRRVTPNENLQQPYVYLNCGHVQGLHDWGQDKDSGARKCPICLELGPVVKVFMGLEQAFYVDSGPPTFAFNPCGHMATEKTVKYWANVAIPHGTNGFHAVCPFCASPLSGSPGYVRLIFQDNVD, encoded by the exons ATCGGATGGCACCGAGTCTCCAATACTAGAAGAACAAGAGAGTGCCAACTCGGAGAAACCAAAACAACTCGTCAAATATGGAGAACTAGTCATTTTAGG ATACAATGGATTTCTACCTCAGGGCGATCGAGGCAGGCGACGCAGCAAATTCGTCCTGTACAAAAGACCGACGGCGAACGGGGTCAAGAGGTCGAAGCACTACGTCGTGAAGACGCCGCACTCGTCGCAGGCCATCCTCGACGCCAACCAGCACTCGATATCGTACACGCTGTCCAGAAACCACGCCGTCATAGTGGAGTACACCAGTGACGAGGACACGGACATGTTCCAGATCGGCCGCTCCTCGGAGGCGCCCATCGACTTCGTCGTGATGGACACGGTGCCCGGGGACAAGACGGGCGAGACGAAGGTGATGCAGAGCACGATATCGAGGTTCGCCTGTCGGATCCTCTGCGACCGGACCAACCCGAAGATAGCGAGGATATACGCGGCGGGCTTCGACACCTCCAAGAACATATTCCTCGGCGAGAAGGCGACCAAGTGGCAGGAGAACGGGCGCGAAATCGACGGCCTCACGACGAACGGCGTCCTCATCATGCACCCGAGGGGCACGTTCTGCGGCGGCGACGCCAAGTGCAGCTACTGGCTCGAGACGTCCGTCGGGGGCGGCGTCTTCTCGCTGAGGGAGTCCAGGTCGGCCCAACAGAAGGGCCAAGTCGTCGAAAACGAGACCAACGTGCTCGAGGACGGCACTCTCATCGATCTGTGCGGGGCCACGCTGCTGTGGCGCTCCGCGGACGGGCTGGCCAAGTCTCCG AGCAAGAGAGACTTGGAGCGAGAAATAGACGAGATCAACGCGGGCAGGCCGCAGTGCCCCGTCGGCTTAAACACTCTGGTGATCCCGCGAAGGGTCACGCCGAACGAGAACCTCCAGCAGCCCTACGTCTACCTGAACTGCGGTCACGTCCAGGGCCTGCACGACTGGGGCCAAGACAAGGACTCCGGGGCCAGGAAGTGCCCCATCTGCCTGGAGCTGGGGCCCGTGGTTAAGGTGTTCATGGGCCTGGAGCAGGCATTCTACGTGGACTCGGGCCCGCCGACGTTCGCTTTCAACCCCTGCGGCCACATGGCCACCGAGAAGACGGTCAA GTACTGGGCCAACGTGGCGATCCCGCACGGGACGAACGGCTTCCACGCGGTCTGTCCGTTCTGCGCCTCGCCGCTGTCCGGCTCGCCCGGATACGTTCGCCTAATTTTCCAAGACAACGTGGACTAG
- the Pli gene encoding protein pellino isoform X1 yields the protein MDKRKMKPKKIPSHVLVNVFCEIEWTSEDRGDNMLIKKMKLSDGTESPILEEQESANSEKPKQLVKYGELVILGYNGFLPQGDRGRRRSKFVLYKRPTANGVKRSKHYVVKTPHSSQAILDANQHSISYTLSRNHAVIVEYTSDEDTDMFQIGRSSEAPIDFVVMDTVPGDKTGETKVMQSTISRFACRILCDRTNPKIARIYAAGFDTSKNIFLGEKATKWQENGREIDGLTTNGVLIMHPRGTFCGGDAKCSYWLETSVGGGVFSLRESRSAQQKGQVVENETNVLEDGTLIDLCGATLLWRSADGLAKSPSKRDLEREIDEINAGRPQCPVGLNTLVIPRRVTPNENLQQPYVYLNCGHVQGLHDWGQDKDSGARKCPICLELGPVVKVFMGLEQAFYVDSGPPTFAFNPCGHMATEKTVKYWANVAIPHGTNGFHAVCPFCASPLSGSPGYVRLIFQDNVD from the exons ATCGGATGGCACCGAGTCTCCAATACTAGAAGAACAAGAGAGTGCCAACTCGGAGAAACCAAAACAACTCGTCAAATATGGAGAACTAGTCATTTTAGG ATACAATGGATTTCTACCTCAGGGCGATCGAGGCAGGCGACGCAGCAAATTCGTCCTGTACAAAAGACCGACGGCGAACGGGGTCAAGAGGTCGAAGCACTACGTCGTGAAGACGCCGCACTCGTCGCAGGCCATCCTCGACGCCAACCAGCACTCGATATCGTACACGCTGTCCAGAAACCACGCCGTCATAGTGGAGTACACCAGTGACGAGGACACGGACATGTTCCAGATCGGCCGCTCCTCGGAGGCGCCCATCGACTTCGTCGTGATGGACACGGTGCCCGGGGACAAGACGGGCGAGACGAAGGTGATGCAGAGCACGATATCGAGGTTCGCCTGTCGGATCCTCTGCGACCGGACCAACCCGAAGATAGCGAGGATATACGCGGCGGGCTTCGACACCTCCAAGAACATATTCCTCGGCGAGAAGGCGACCAAGTGGCAGGAGAACGGGCGCGAAATCGACGGCCTCACGACGAACGGCGTCCTCATCATGCACCCGAGGGGCACGTTCTGCGGCGGCGACGCCAAGTGCAGCTACTGGCTCGAGACGTCCGTCGGGGGCGGCGTCTTCTCGCTGAGGGAGTCCAGGTCGGCCCAACAGAAGGGCCAAGTCGTCGAAAACGAGACCAACGTGCTCGAGGACGGCACTCTCATCGATCTGTGCGGGGCCACGCTGCTGTGGCGCTCCGCGGACGGGCTGGCCAAGTCTCCG AGCAAGAGAGACTTGGAGCGAGAAATAGACGAGATCAACGCGGGCAGGCCGCAGTGCCCCGTCGGCTTAAACACTCTGGTGATCCCGCGAAGGGTCACGCCGAACGAGAACCTCCAGCAGCCCTACGTCTACCTGAACTGCGGTCACGTCCAGGGCCTGCACGACTGGGGCCAAGACAAGGACTCCGGGGCCAGGAAGTGCCCCATCTGCCTGGAGCTGGGGCCCGTGGTTAAGGTGTTCATGGGCCTGGAGCAGGCATTCTACGTGGACTCGGGCCCGCCGACGTTCGCTTTCAACCCCTGCGGCCACATGGCCACCGAGAAGACGGTCAA GTACTGGGCCAACGTGGCGATCCCGCACGGGACGAACGGCTTCCACGCGGTCTGTCCGTTCTGCGCCTCGCCGCTGTCCGGCTCGCCCGGATACGTTCGCCTAATTTTCCAAGACAACGTGGACTAG
- the Pli gene encoding protein pellino isoform X4: MVKRSDGTESPILEEQESANSEKPKQLVKYGELVILGYNGFLPQGDRGRRRSKFVLYKRPTANGVKRSKHYVVKTPHSSQAILDANQHSISYTLSRNHAVIVEYTSDEDTDMFQIGRSSEAPIDFVVMDTVPGDKTGETKVMQSTISRFACRILCDRTNPKIARIYAAGFDTSKNIFLGEKATKWQENGREIDGLTTNGVLIMHPRGTFCGGDAKCSYWLETSVGGGVFSLRESRSAQQKGQVVENETNVLEDGTLIDLCGATLLWRSADGLAKSPSKRDLEREIDEINAGRPQCPVGLNTLVIPRRVTPNENLQQPYVYLNCGHVQGLHDWGQDKDSGARKCPICLELGPVVKVFMGLEQAFYVDSGPPTFAFNPCGHMATEKTVKYWANVAIPHGTNGFHAVCPFCASPLSGSPGYVRLIFQDNVD; this comes from the exons ATCGGATGGCACCGAGTCTCCAATACTAGAAGAACAAGAGAGTGCCAACTCGGAGAAACCAAAACAACTCGTCAAATATGGAGAACTAGTCATTTTAGG ATACAATGGATTTCTACCTCAGGGCGATCGAGGCAGGCGACGCAGCAAATTCGTCCTGTACAAAAGACCGACGGCGAACGGGGTCAAGAGGTCGAAGCACTACGTCGTGAAGACGCCGCACTCGTCGCAGGCCATCCTCGACGCCAACCAGCACTCGATATCGTACACGCTGTCCAGAAACCACGCCGTCATAGTGGAGTACACCAGTGACGAGGACACGGACATGTTCCAGATCGGCCGCTCCTCGGAGGCGCCCATCGACTTCGTCGTGATGGACACGGTGCCCGGGGACAAGACGGGCGAGACGAAGGTGATGCAGAGCACGATATCGAGGTTCGCCTGTCGGATCCTCTGCGACCGGACCAACCCGAAGATAGCGAGGATATACGCGGCGGGCTTCGACACCTCCAAGAACATATTCCTCGGCGAGAAGGCGACCAAGTGGCAGGAGAACGGGCGCGAAATCGACGGCCTCACGACGAACGGCGTCCTCATCATGCACCCGAGGGGCACGTTCTGCGGCGGCGACGCCAAGTGCAGCTACTGGCTCGAGACGTCCGTCGGGGGCGGCGTCTTCTCGCTGAGGGAGTCCAGGTCGGCCCAACAGAAGGGCCAAGTCGTCGAAAACGAGACCAACGTGCTCGAGGACGGCACTCTCATCGATCTGTGCGGGGCCACGCTGCTGTGGCGCTCCGCGGACGGGCTGGCCAAGTCTCCG AGCAAGAGAGACTTGGAGCGAGAAATAGACGAGATCAACGCGGGCAGGCCGCAGTGCCCCGTCGGCTTAAACACTCTGGTGATCCCGCGAAGGGTCACGCCGAACGAGAACCTCCAGCAGCCCTACGTCTACCTGAACTGCGGTCACGTCCAGGGCCTGCACGACTGGGGCCAAGACAAGGACTCCGGGGCCAGGAAGTGCCCCATCTGCCTGGAGCTGGGGCCCGTGGTTAAGGTGTTCATGGGCCTGGAGCAGGCATTCTACGTGGACTCGGGCCCGCCGACGTTCGCTTTCAACCCCTGCGGCCACATGGCCACCGAGAAGACGGTCAA GTACTGGGCCAACGTGGCGATCCCGCACGGGACGAACGGCTTCCACGCGGTCTGTCCGTTCTGCGCCTCGCCGCTGTCCGGCTCGCCCGGATACGTTCGCCTAATTTTCCAAGACAACGTGGACTAG